Proteins encoded together in one Leptospira kmetyi serovar Malaysia str. Bejo-Iso9 window:
- a CDS encoding LIMLP_12425 family protein yields MKSLQSKFKVPLFLRKEDGDLLKIENSLVKTMSELRDKELRSINLSEEFSIRLKNQLKAIQPERENGWEKIRENVFANRGLQLSFSAILAFAIVFVAYNRFQSSGEPILTERSGTVFGQTEAGNFQDIPSSGKFQTELDKSLLKQIPNTTEARKTIDSLRKYFSEKGDLRMAEELDLILEQTQGNNP; encoded by the coding sequence ATGAAAAGTTTACAGTCAAAATTCAAGGTTCCGCTTTTCCTGCGAAAGGAAGACGGAGATTTACTCAAGATAGAAAATTCGTTAGTGAAAACGATGTCCGAACTCAGGGACAAAGAACTTCGTAGCATAAACCTAAGTGAAGAATTCTCGATCCGATTGAAAAATCAACTCAAGGCAATCCAACCCGAGCGCGAAAACGGATGGGAAAAAATCCGAGAAAACGTTTTTGCAAACCGCGGTCTTCAGTTATCCTTTTCGGCCATTTTGGCGTTTGCGATCGTCTTTGTAGCCTACAACAGATTTCAAAGTTCCGGCGAACCGATTCTGACGGAAAGATCAGGAACCGTATTCGGACAAACCGAAGCGGGCAATTTTCAAGACATTCCTTCTTCCGGCAAATTTCAAACCGAACTCGACAAATCCCTTCTCAAACAGATTCCGAATACGACCGAAGCCAGAAAAACGATCGATTCTTTACGGAAATATTTTTCCGAAAAAGGCGATCTGAGAATGGCGGAAGAATTGGACCTGATTCTCGAGCAAACCCAAGGAAACAATCCTTAA